The genomic segment cacacacacacacacacacacacacacacacacacacacacacacacacacacacacacacacacaggtaaaggcacaaacacatacacacacacacacacacacaggcacgcacaaacaaaggtacaggcacacacacacacacacacactgatgtagaaggtggtggaggaggtgtggtGGAGACTTCAGGcgcaacatgcacacacaaactcctgggcacacacacacacacacacacacacacacactcaggagagaGACCTGggcccaaacaaacaaacaaacacacacaaacacaccctaaTGAAAGGCTCTTTGTCTGGGTCAGTTCCTCAAGCAACGGAACCGCGAGCGCTCCCTAAAGAACCACTTCCCCCCGCTCATCACTGTGTTCCTACCGGCTGTTCAGGGCCtcatcatcatctctctctctttcctgtgTCTCGCAATGTCCTCCttcacctacaaacacacatgcacaaacacggacgcacacacacacacacatggacacacacacacacacacacacacacacacacacacacacacacacacacacacacacacacacacacacacacacacacacacacacacacacgcaaccccccccccccccccacacacacacacacacacacaggctacaaTGAAGCGGATCATGACTCATAATCATACTCGTTTCGGGGAATAATCATTTGCGTAACTTCTCGTTTTCTTttcttattcatttatttacatatttattcatagaaaacaaaactttttccacaaggggggggggggggggggggggggcacttctCCCCCAGACCCAGAAACAAAGAACAGCGGAGGCCTGGCGGTCGGTCCCTGGCAGCCCCGTCCAGTTGGACCGTCTCCTAGACGCAGCCGGCGTACCCAACCACGCCGGCAGGAAGTGGCTTTGTAggcaggtggtgtgtgtgtgtgtgtgtgtgtgtgtgtgtgtgtgtgtgtgtgtgtgtgtgtgtgtgtgtgtgtgtttgttttgaactTGAGCggttgtgtgtgaatacacgaACCCCCTGGCTCTACACCGCCTCCCCGGACCCCCCTCCAAGGCAGGGGTCCGCGGGGGGTCCAGACTCACTGGGACCCCCCGCTGGGGCCAGGACGCCGGCCGTACCGTTCGCCTCCGcgtccacctccccctctccccccttcccctcctgctcctcgcccgcctcccctccctcccccccgtcgcccccttcggcccccccggccccccgctgcCCCTCCTTCGTCTCCAGGAGTCCGAGCAGCAGGCAGGTGTCGTTGGCGGGGGGTGGCTTGGCCTTGTTGCGCCGCGCGCTGCCCATCCAGAACTCAGAGTTGCTGATGAGGTCGCTGTCTGGCTCCGCCTCCCGCCGCCGCTGGCAGAGCTTCCAGGTCAGCAGGGCGGTGGTGACCAGCAGGCCCACGCACGCCACCGTCAGCGCGCCCGCCACCATCAGCACCACGCGCCCCTGCGTCCGGGGGAACATGCAGCGCTccgtggtggcggcggcggcgggcttgGCGGCGGTGGAGGTATGAGCGGGGAGCGCcgggctggggggcgggggcgggccgTCGGTGGCGCTGTACTCCGGCGtcggggaggagccgggggcggCTGAGGTTTGGTTCGAGACGGAAGGGTCTCCCCGGGTCGTCAGgtctgagggggaggagtccgAGGGGGAGGAGTCCGAGGCGGAGGAGTCCGAGGGGGAGGAGTTCAGGACGGAGCCGCCAAGGGCGGAGGAGTTCGAGGGGGAGGGGTCCGGGCCCTCGCCGCGGACGCCCGCCAACAGAGAGagcagggtgaggaggaggagggtgaggaggaggagggacgaggAGCTCTTCATGGTGCCGGCTgaacagagggaggaagagggttgGAGGACAGTTGGTAGTGACGGTTCTGATACACGCCCAATTACAAAAATGTCCCAGCACCATTTCGCCGCCAGTTTACGGGCGGGAATCGGACCTCACAATACGATTTTGAAGCGATTATTTCGATGCAAAGAAAGATTTTATACCAATCTACTATTTATACAAATCAACTAAATAACTTTATATTTCACCTTAGCGCCCTCTCTAGGACGGAACCATCAATACGTCTCCTCTGAGATAACATCTACGTTCGACATTTCGGGTAACATCACTTCTCCCACCCACACTTATTTATTCTGGTAGGTGTCATTGAGGTTGTCCACCCGACTTTACTTCGCAGGACAAACACAAAtatgacaagaacatatatacgtTACGAGAATGAGGATACGACGCACGGCAGACCTGAACATCAAAGCCATCCACACATCACTAGAACCTGATATGTGGGTCTTGTTCCGAATACTCAGTGATGCTGAGTATCATATATGTTTGTGATTAAATATACATGTTAAGCCAGGTT from the Gadus macrocephalus chromosome 7, ASM3116895v1 genome contains:
- the LOC132461071 gene encoding uncharacterized protein LOC132461071 gives rise to the protein MKSSSSLLLLTLLLLTLLSLLAGVRGEGPDPSPSNSSALGGSVLNSSPSDSSASDSSPSDSSPSDLTTRGDPSVSNQTSAAPGSSPTPEYSATDGPPPPPSPALPAHTSTAAKPAAAATTERCMFPRTQGRVVLMVAGALTVACVGLLVTTALLTWKLCQRRREAEPDSDLISNSEFWMGSARRNKAKPPPANDTCLLLGLLETKEGQRGAGGAEGGDGGEGGEAGEEQEGKGGEGEVDAEANGTAGVLAPAGGPSESGPPADPCLGGGSGEAV